One genomic segment of Caldimonas brevitalea includes these proteins:
- the folD gene encoding bifunctional methylenetetrahydrofolate dehydrogenase/methenyltetrahydrofolate cyclohydrolase FolD produces the protein MTARLLDGTALSQQMRGQIAQRAAQLAERGTRPGLAVILVGDDPASQVYVRNKVKACGEAGFHSVLERYDASLGEAELLARIEALNADPAIHGILVQTPLPKHINPQKVIATIATHKDVDGYSVLSGGELLTGLPGLRPCTPYGCMKLIESIDYDLRGKHAVVIGRSNTVGKPMALLLLQANATVTICHSATPDLARHTREADVIVAAVGRRNTVTREMVKPGVVVVDVGMNRNDAGKLCGDVDFEGVSQVASAITPVPGGVGPMTITMLLSNTLQAAELAAG, from the coding sequence ATGACCGCGCGACTCCTCGATGGCACCGCCCTTTCCCAACAGATGCGCGGGCAGATCGCCCAGCGCGCCGCCCAACTCGCCGAACGCGGCACCCGCCCCGGCCTGGCCGTGATCCTGGTCGGCGACGATCCGGCCAGCCAGGTGTACGTGCGCAACAAGGTGAAGGCGTGCGGCGAAGCAGGTTTCCATTCGGTGCTCGAGCGGTACGACGCCAGCCTGGGCGAAGCCGAGTTGCTCGCCCGCATCGAGGCGCTCAATGCCGACCCGGCCATCCACGGCATCCTGGTGCAGACGCCGCTGCCGAAGCACATCAACCCGCAGAAGGTGATCGCGACCATCGCCACCCACAAGGATGTGGACGGCTACTCGGTGCTGAGCGGCGGTGAGCTGCTGACCGGCCTGCCGGGCCTGCGCCCGTGCACACCCTATGGCTGCATGAAGCTGATCGAAAGCATCGATTACGACCTGCGCGGCAAACACGCAGTAGTGATCGGCCGCAGCAACACCGTCGGCAAGCCGATGGCCTTGTTGCTGCTGCAGGCCAACGCGACCGTCACGATCTGCCACAGCGCCACCCCGGACCTCGCCCGCCATACCCGGGAGGCCGACGTGATCGTCGCAGCCGTCGGGCGGCGTAACACCGTGACGCGCGAGATGGTGAAACCGGGCGTGGTGGTGGTCGACGTCGGCATGAACCGCAACGACGCCGGCAAGCTGTGCGGTGACGTCGATTTCGAAGGCGTCTCGCAGGTGGCCAGCGCCATCACGCCGGTGCCCGGCGGCGTGGGCCCGATGACGATCACGATGCTGCTGTCCAACACGCTGCAGGCCGCTGAACTGGCGGCGGGCTGA
- the aceE gene encoding pyruvate dehydrogenase (acetyl-transferring), homodimeric type, whose translation MSAVPHSFGSAANDADAQETREWLDALSAVIESEGRERGHYLLEQLLEHARQTGIDMPFSATTGYVNTIEPNDEERCPGNLDIEERLRAYMRWNAMAMVVRANRLDPADGGDLGGHISSFASVATLFGAGFNHFWHGEHEGHGGDLLYIQGHSSPGIYARAFMEGRISEEQLKNFRQEVDGKGLSSYPHPKLMPEFWQFPTVSMGLGPLMGIYQARFLKYLHARGIADTSNRKVWVFCGDGEMDEPESLGAIGVAAREKLDNLIFVINCNLQRLDGPVRGNGKIVQELEGEFRGAGWNVIKLLWGSYWDPLLARDKEGILRQIMMDMVDGDYQACKANDGAFVRKTFFGRHPKALEMVAKLSDDDIWRLQRGGHDPQKVYAAYHRAVNHKGQPTVLLVKTVKGFGMGKSGEGKNTAHQTKKLTDDDIRAFRDRFNIPIPDDKLAELPFYKPADDTPEMRYLHERRKALGGYLPKRRPKADEQLPVPELSAFKAVLDPTAEGREISTTQAYVRFLTALLRDKTLGPRVVPILVDEARTFGMEGLFRQIGIYSQDGQKYTPVDKDQVMYYKESHDGQILQEGINEAGGMASWIAAATSYSTNNRVMIPFYVYYSMFGFQRVGDLAWAAGDMQARGFLLGGTSGRTTLNGEGLQHEDGHSHILAGTIPNCISYDPTFAHEVAVIMHHGLKRMVERQDNVFFYLTLLNENYTHPGLKPGTEEQIIKGMYLLEEGAKKIPRVNLLGSGSILRESIFARQLLEDEWGVAANVWSCPSFNELGREGQDCERWNLLHPTETPRVPFVAQQLQPHNGPVVASTDYMKAYAEQIRPFIPKGRSYKVLGTDGFGRSDFRSKLREHFEINRHYIVVAALKALAEEGTVPAEKVAEAIRKYGINADKVNPLYA comes from the coding sequence ATGTCTGCAGTGCCGCATTCGTTCGGCTCGGCGGCGAACGACGCCGACGCCCAAGAAACCCGGGAATGGCTGGACGCCCTGTCCGCCGTCATCGAGAGCGAGGGCCGCGAGCGCGGCCACTACCTCCTCGAGCAGTTGCTCGAGCATGCCCGGCAAACCGGCATCGACATGCCGTTCTCGGCCACCACGGGCTACGTCAACACGATCGAACCCAACGACGAGGAACGCTGCCCCGGCAACCTCGACATCGAGGAACGCTTGCGCGCCTACATGCGCTGGAACGCCATGGCGATGGTGGTGCGCGCCAACCGGCTCGACCCGGCGGACGGCGGTGACCTGGGCGGCCACATTTCGTCGTTCGCCTCAGTGGCGACGCTGTTCGGCGCCGGCTTCAACCACTTCTGGCATGGGGAGCACGAGGGCCATGGCGGCGACCTGCTCTACATCCAGGGCCATTCCTCGCCCGGCATCTATGCGCGCGCCTTCATGGAAGGCCGCATCAGCGAGGAGCAGCTGAAGAACTTCCGCCAGGAAGTCGACGGCAAGGGCCTGTCGAGCTACCCGCACCCGAAGCTGATGCCGGAGTTCTGGCAGTTCCCCACGGTCTCGATGGGTCTCGGGCCGCTGATGGGCATCTACCAGGCGCGTTTCCTCAAATACCTGCATGCACGCGGCATTGCCGACACGTCCAACCGCAAGGTGTGGGTGTTCTGCGGCGACGGTGAGATGGACGAGCCCGAGTCGCTCGGGGCGATCGGTGTCGCCGCGCGCGAGAAGCTCGACAACCTGATCTTCGTCATCAACTGCAACCTGCAGCGACTCGACGGCCCGGTGCGCGGCAACGGCAAGATCGTGCAGGAACTCGAAGGCGAGTTCCGCGGCGCCGGCTGGAACGTCATCAAGCTGCTGTGGGGCAGCTACTGGGACCCGCTGCTGGCACGCGACAAGGAAGGCATCCTGCGCCAGATCATGATGGACATGGTCGACGGCGACTACCAGGCCTGCAAGGCCAACGACGGCGCCTTCGTGCGCAAGACCTTCTTCGGCCGCCACCCGAAGGCCTTGGAGATGGTCGCGAAGCTGAGCGACGACGACATCTGGCGCTTGCAGCGCGGCGGCCACGACCCGCAGAAGGTGTACGCCGCCTACCACCGTGCGGTGAACCACAAGGGCCAGCCCACCGTGCTGCTGGTGAAGACCGTCAAGGGTTTCGGCATGGGCAAGAGCGGCGAAGGCAAGAACACCGCACACCAGACCAAGAAGCTGACCGACGACGACATCCGCGCCTTCCGCGACCGCTTCAACATCCCCATCCCGGACGACAAGCTCGCCGAACTGCCGTTCTACAAGCCGGCCGACGACACGCCCGAGATGCGCTACCTGCACGAGCGCCGCAAGGCCCTCGGCGGCTATTTGCCCAAGCGCCGCCCGAAGGCCGACGAGCAACTGCCGGTGCCCGAGCTGAGCGCCTTCAAGGCGGTGCTCGACCCAACCGCCGAAGGCCGCGAGATCTCGACCACCCAGGCCTATGTGCGTTTCCTGACCGCGCTGCTGCGCGACAAGACGCTCGGCCCGCGCGTCGTGCCCATCCTGGTGGACGAGGCGCGCACCTTCGGGATGGAAGGCCTGTTCCGCCAGATCGGCATCTACAGCCAGGACGGCCAGAAGTACACCCCGGTCGACAAGGACCAGGTGATGTACTACAAGGAGTCGCACGACGGCCAGATCCTGCAGGAAGGCATCAACGAAGCGGGCGGCATGGCCTCGTGGATCGCCGCTGCGACGTCGTACTCGACCAACAACCGGGTGATGATCCCGTTCTATGTCTACTACTCGATGTTCGGCTTCCAGCGTGTCGGCGACCTGGCCTGGGCGGCCGGCGACATGCAGGCGCGCGGCTTCCTGCTCGGCGGCACCTCCGGGCGCACCACGCTGAACGGCGAAGGCCTGCAGCACGAGGACGGCCACAGCCACATCCTGGCCGGCACCATTCCCAACTGCATCAGCTACGACCCCACCTTCGCGCACGAGGTGGCGGTGATCATGCACCACGGCCTGAAGCGCATGGTCGAGCGGCAGGACAACGTGTTCTTCTACCTGACGCTGCTCAACGAGAACTACACCCATCCCGGCCTCAAGCCCGGTACCGAAGAGCAGATCATCAAGGGCATGTATTTGCTCGAAGAGGGCGCCAAGAAGATACCGCGCGTCAACCTCCTGGGCTCGGGCAGCATCCTGCGCGAATCGATCTTCGCCCGGCAGCTGCTCGAAGACGAATGGGGCGTGGCCGCCAACGTCTGGAGCTGCCCGAGCTTCAACGAGCTGGGCCGCGAAGGCCAGGACTGCGAGCGCTGGAACCTGCTGCACCCGACCGAGACGCCGCGCGTGCCCTTCGTGGCACAGCAACTGCAGCCGCACAACGGCCCGGTGGTCGCGTCGACCGACTACATGAAGGCCTACGCCGAGCAGATCCGCCCCTTCATCCCGAAGGGCCGCAGCTACAAGGTGCTGGGCACCGACGGCTTCGGCCGCAGCGACTTCCGCTCCAAGCTGCGCGAACACTTCGAAATCAACCGCCACTACATCGTGGTGGCGGCGCTCAAGGCGCTGGCCGAGGAAGGCACGGTACCTGCTGAGAAGGTGGCCGAAGCGATCCGCAAGTACGGCATCAATGCCGACAAGGTGAACCCCCTCTACGCATAA
- the aceF gene encoding dihydrolipoyllysine-residue acetyltransferase yields MALVEVKVPDIGDFKEVEVIEVLVKPGDTIKVEQSLVTVESDKASMEIPSTHAGLVKDVKVQLGDKVSEGSLLLMLEAESAGAAAPAPAPAPASPAPAAAPTPAAAAPAPAPSAPGGGGPVEVSVPDIGDFDQVAVIEVLVQVGDTIKAEQSLITVESDKASMEIPSSHAGVVKELKVQLGDKVSKGSVIAVVEASGGAAAPAPAPATAAAPSAAAASPAELSSPPVERTAPTAALPAHEPTAPQGKLPHASPSIRKLARELGVPLGEVPGSGPKGRITQEDVQHFVKNVMVGQVQTEAQKAKAPAAGGAGGSLPGLLPWPQVDFAKFGPVERRDLSRIKKISGANLHRNWVMIPHVTNHEDADITELEAFRVQLNKEYEKAGVKVTMLAFLIKACVAALKKFPDFNASLDGEQLVLKQYFHIGFAADTPNGLVVPVIKDADKKGIVAIAKEMSELAAKAREGKLGPAEMTGGCFSISSLGGIGGTYFTPIINAPEVAILGVCKSTLKPVWDGQAFQPRLILPLSLSWDHRVIDGASAARFNTYLATVLADFRRVML; encoded by the coding sequence ATGGCATTGGTGGAAGTGAAGGTGCCCGACATCGGGGACTTCAAGGAGGTCGAGGTCATCGAGGTGCTGGTCAAGCCCGGTGACACGATCAAGGTCGAGCAGAGCCTGGTCACGGTCGAGAGCGACAAGGCATCGATGGAGATTCCGTCGACCCATGCCGGCTTGGTCAAGGACGTGAAGGTGCAGCTGGGCGACAAGGTCAGCGAGGGCAGTTTGCTGCTGATGCTGGAGGCGGAATCGGCCGGGGCGGCTGCGCCGGCTCCGGCACCCGCGCCGGCTTCTCCGGCGCCCGCTGCAGCGCCCACGCCCGCAGCGGCGGCTCCGGCTCCGGCTCCGAGCGCGCCGGGCGGCGGCGGCCCGGTCGAGGTCAGCGTGCCCGACATCGGCGACTTCGACCAGGTGGCGGTGATCGAGGTGCTGGTGCAGGTGGGCGACACGATCAAGGCGGAGCAGAGCCTGATCACGGTGGAGTCGGACAAGGCGTCGATGGAGATTCCGTCCTCGCATGCGGGCGTGGTCAAGGAACTCAAGGTCCAGCTCGGCGACAAGGTCAGCAAGGGCAGTGTGATCGCCGTGGTCGAGGCCAGCGGTGGTGCGGCCGCACCGGCGCCGGCCCCCGCGACGGCGGCGGCGCCCTCGGCTGCCGCCGCTTCGCCGGCCGAGTTGTCGAGTCCGCCGGTGGAGCGGACCGCCCCGACGGCCGCCTTGCCCGCTCACGAGCCGACGGCGCCGCAGGGCAAGCTGCCGCACGCCTCGCCCAGCATCCGCAAGCTGGCGCGTGAACTCGGCGTGCCGCTCGGCGAAGTGCCGGGCAGCGGGCCGAAGGGCCGCATCACCCAGGAAGATGTGCAGCACTTCGTCAAGAACGTCATGGTCGGTCAAGTGCAGACCGAAGCCCAGAAGGCCAAGGCGCCCGCGGCCGGCGGGGCCGGCGGCAGCCTGCCGGGGTTGCTGCCGTGGCCGCAGGTCGACTTCGCCAAGTTCGGCCCGGTCGAGCGGCGCGACCTCTCGCGCATCAAGAAGATCTCGGGTGCCAACCTGCACCGCAACTGGGTGATGATCCCCCACGTCACCAACCACGAAGACGCCGACATCACCGAGCTGGAGGCCTTCCGCGTCCAGCTCAACAAGGAGTACGAGAAGGCCGGCGTCAAGGTGACGATGCTGGCGTTCCTGATCAAGGCCTGCGTTGCGGCGCTGAAGAAGTTCCCCGACTTCAACGCCTCGCTCGACGGCGAGCAGCTGGTGCTCAAGCAGTACTTCCACATCGGCTTCGCGGCCGACACGCCCAACGGGCTGGTGGTGCCGGTGATCAAGGATGCCGACAAGAAGGGCATCGTCGCGATCGCCAAGGAGATGAGCGAGCTGGCGGCCAAGGCGCGCGAAGGCAAGCTCGGCCCGGCGGAGATGACCGGCGGCTGCTTCTCGATCTCGTCGTTGGGCGGCATCGGCGGCACTTACTTCACGCCCATCATCAACGCGCCCGAGGTCGCCATCCTCGGCGTGTGCAAGTCGACGCTGAAGCCGGTGTGGGACGGCCAAGCCTTCCAGCCGCGGCTGATCCTGCCGCTCAGCCTGAGCTGGGACCACCGGGTGATCGACGGCGCCTCGGCGGCGCGCTTCAACACCTACCTGGCCACCGTGCTGGCGGACTTCCGCCGCGTGATGCTGTAA
- a CDS encoding PAS domain S-box protein: MPVVPSEFRASTHELPPRSRRLFGKWWRRQSPARQDRFATLGPLVSVLMFLAAIISAFWYLRSEELEREHESVKRDTEVTQQQIRLRLIENQEQLVRIAREITTRAVDQDEFLGQATTFARERPEVVSLTWLAADRAPRVSYLSPSHTFNGSRYSEAPEGASAPLPGPAVTKSEPEWAFEAARDLRQPVYSRTYSTSNGQPVFQVQVPLIDRSAFAGTVVAEYSVEALLRYFVPTEVANRHGMTLLDANDRVLASTTSRAMLKNSERPSIFQDIPVAPVGNGLILRGLGYRTSIGLISNTLFWMVAALSALTVWMLLGTWRHMRRRLQVQSALVAETNFRRAMENSMLTGMRAMDLEGRITYVNAAYCSMTGFSEAELIGKLPPFPHWPPDRMEENRRLFEQELQGRSPAGGIEVKVMRKDGTQFDARMYVSPLIDAKGHQTGWMTSMTNITEAKRIRDQLSASHERFTTVLEGLEAAVSVLSVQQSELLFANRSYRLWFGADARGHGLLAGDHPDDEIPVHDGDDSVDNLSGLPTQELTEAGSDPREVYIESLDKWFDVRARYLQWTDGRLAQMLIATDITARRRAEEQAAQQAEKAQVTSRLVTMGEMASSVAHELNQPLTAITNYCNGIISRVQSNAIQTPDLVTALEKTAKQAQRAGQIIHRIRAFVKRSEPQRQPSQAHEIVEDAVELAMIELRRRNVAIHTYVAQRLPVLMVDPILIEQVLLNLLKNAAEAIDNAKLPPPRRNIELRIIPRHTPEEGGVIEFSVTDSGPGLKEEVLGRMYEAFFSTKSDGLGIGLSLCRSIVESHRGRIRAENLYNGHSVVGCRFSFTLPVDTTHSSNH, encoded by the coding sequence ATGCCTGTCGTTCCCAGCGAATTTCGCGCCAGCACCCACGAGTTGCCGCCCCGCTCCCGCCGTCTGTTCGGGAAATGGTGGCGGCGCCAGTCCCCCGCCCGTCAAGACCGTTTTGCCACCCTCGGCCCGCTCGTGTCGGTGCTGATGTTTTTGGCCGCGATCATCTCGGCCTTCTGGTATTTGCGCAGTGAAGAACTGGAACGCGAGCACGAGTCGGTCAAGCGCGACACCGAAGTGACGCAGCAGCAGATCCGTTTGCGGCTGATCGAAAACCAGGAACAACTGGTGCGCATTGCGCGCGAGATCACTACCCGGGCGGTCGACCAGGACGAGTTCCTCGGCCAGGCGACGACGTTCGCGCGTGAGCGCCCGGAGGTGGTCAGCCTCACCTGGCTCGCCGCCGACCGCGCGCCGCGGGTCAGCTATCTGTCGCCCAGCCACACCTTCAACGGCAGCCGCTACAGCGAGGCGCCGGAGGGCGCGTCAGCCCCGCTGCCGGGTCCCGCCGTGACCAAGAGCGAGCCGGAGTGGGCCTTCGAGGCCGCGCGCGACCTGCGCCAGCCGGTCTATTCGCGCACCTACAGCACCAGCAACGGCCAGCCGGTGTTCCAGGTGCAGGTGCCGCTGATCGACCGCAGCGCCTTCGCCGGCACGGTGGTCGCCGAGTATTCGGTGGAAGCCTTGCTGCGCTATTTCGTCCCCACCGAAGTGGCCAACCGGCACGGGATGACGCTGCTCGACGCGAACGACCGGGTGCTGGCCAGCACCACCTCGCGGGCGATGTTGAAGAACAGCGAGCGGCCATCGATCTTCCAGGACATCCCGGTGGCGCCGGTGGGCAATGGCCTGATCCTGCGGGGCCTGGGCTACCGCACCTCGATCGGCCTGATCAGCAACACCTTGTTCTGGATGGTGGCGGCGCTCAGTGCGCTGACGGTCTGGATGCTGCTCGGCACCTGGCGCCACATGCGCCGGCGGCTGCAGGTCCAGAGCGCGCTGGTGGCCGAAACCAACTTCCGGCGGGCGATGGAAAACTCGATGCTGACCGGCATGCGCGCGATGGACCTCGAAGGCCGCATCACCTATGTGAATGCCGCCTACTGCTCGATGACCGGCTTCTCCGAAGCCGAGCTGATCGGCAAGCTGCCGCCCTTCCCCCACTGGCCACCCGACCGGATGGAAGAAAACCGGCGCTTGTTCGAGCAGGAGCTGCAGGGCCGCAGCCCGGCCGGCGGCATCGAGGTCAAGGTGATGCGCAAGGACGGCACGCAGTTCGACGCGCGCATGTACGTCTCGCCGCTGATCGACGCCAAGGGCCACCAGACCGGCTGGATGACCTCGATGACCAACATCACCGAGGCCAAGCGCATCCGCGACCAGCTGTCGGCGTCGCACGAGCGTTTCACCACGGTGCTCGAGGGGCTGGAGGCGGCGGTGTCGGTGCTGTCGGTGCAGCAGAGCGAACTGCTGTTCGCCAACCGCTCCTACCGGTTGTGGTTCGGCGCGGACGCGCGCGGCCACGGGCTGCTGGCCGGCGACCATCCGGACGACGAGATCCCGGTGCACGACGGCGACGACAGTGTCGACAACCTCAGCGGCCTGCCCACCCAGGAGCTGACCGAGGCCGGCTCCGACCCGCGCGAGGTGTATATCGAGTCGCTCGACAAATGGTTCGACGTGCGGGCGCGTTACCTGCAGTGGACCGACGGCCGGCTGGCGCAGATGCTGATCGCGACCGACATCACCGCCCGCCGGCGCGCCGAGGAACAGGCCGCGCAGCAGGCCGAAAAGGCCCAGGTGACCAGCCGGCTGGTGACGATGGGCGAGATGGCGTCGTCGGTGGCCCACGAACTGAACCAGCCGCTGACCGCCATCACCAACTACTGCAACGGCATCATCTCGCGGGTGCAGTCCAACGCGATCCAAACGCCCGACCTGGTGACCGCGCTGGAAAAGACCGCCAAACAGGCCCAACGCGCCGGCCAGATCATCCACCGCATCCGCGCCTTCGTGAAGCGCAGCGAGCCGCAGCGCCAGCCGTCGCAGGCGCACGAGATCGTCGAAGACGCGGTGGAGCTGGCGATGATCGAGCTGCGCCGGCGCAATGTGGCGATCCACACCTACGTGGCACAACGCTTGCCGGTCTTGATGGTCGACCCCATCCTGATCGAGCAGGTGTTGCTGAACCTGTTGAAGAACGCCGCCGAGGCGATCGACAACGCCAAGCTGCCGCCGCCGCGCCGCAATATCGAACTGCGCATCATCCCGCGCCACACGCCCGAGGAAGGCGGAGTGATCGAATTCAGCGTCACCGACAGCGGCCCCGGTCTGAAAGAAGAGGTGCTGGGACGCATGTACGAAGCCTTTTTCTCGACCAAATCGGACGGCCTGGGCATCGGCCTCAGCCTGTGCCGCTCGATCGTGGAGTCGCATCGCGGCAGGATCCGTGCCGAGAACTTATACAATGGTCACAGCGTGGTCGGTTGCCGGTTCTCGTTCACGTTGCCGGTGGACACCACCCATTCTTCCAACCATTGA
- a CDS encoding response regulator transcription factor, whose product MSLIPKKGTVYVVDDDEAVRDSLQWLLEGKDYRVKCFDSSESFLSRFDPREVACLIADIRMDGMSGLELQDRLLERKSPLPIVFITGHGDVPMAVSTMKKGAMDFIEKPFKEDELVSLVERMLDQARSLFSQQQEAASRDALLSRLTTREAQVLDRIVAGRLNKQIADDLGISIKTVEAHRANIMEKLNANTVADLLKIALGAQAKT is encoded by the coding sequence ATGAGCTTGATCCCCAAGAAAGGCACCGTGTACGTCGTCGACGACGACGAGGCGGTTCGCGACTCGCTGCAATGGTTGCTGGAAGGCAAGGACTACCGGGTCAAGTGTTTCGACTCGTCCGAATCCTTCCTGTCCCGCTTCGACCCGCGTGAAGTCGCCTGCCTGATCGCCGACATCCGGATGGACGGCATGAGCGGCCTCGAACTGCAAGACCGTCTGCTCGAGCGCAAGTCGCCGCTGCCCATTGTCTTCATCACCGGCCACGGCGACGTGCCGATGGCGGTCAGCACGATGAAAAAGGGCGCGATGGACTTCATCGAGAAACCCTTCAAGGAAGACGAACTGGTGTCGCTGGTCGAACGCATGCTCGACCAGGCCCGCTCGCTGTTCTCGCAACAGCAGGAGGCCGCCAGCCGCGACGCGCTGCTGTCGCGCCTGACCACCCGCGAAGCCCAGGTGCTCGACCGTATCGTCGCCGGCCGGCTAAACAAGCAGATCGCCGACGACCTGGGCATCAGCATCAAGACGGTGGAGGCGCACCGCGCCAACATCATGGAAAAGCTCAACGCGAACACCGTCGCCGACCTGCTCAAGATCGCCCTGGGCGCACAGGCCAAGACCTGA
- a CDS encoding M3 family metallopeptidase yields MNPLLLDAAELPRFSDIRPEHVSPAIDQLLQAAEAALEQVVSDAVPADYDAVSAVLDVATERLGRAWGTVGHLNAVADTPELRAAYNENLPKVTEFYTRLGADERLYAKYKALTASPQAAQLSAARRKALSNAMRDFVLSGAELQGGAKERFAAIQERQAELAQKFSEHVLDATDAFAYYASEEELAGVPDDAKQAARAAAERDGQAGYKLTLQFPSYLPVMQYGSHRPLREKLYTAYATRASELGQPEHDNSALMVELLALRQEEAQLLGYPSFAHVSLVPKMAESPAQVEAFLRDLAQRARPHAEKDLAELRDFAHSELGLDELAAWDVAYASEKLKEQRYAFSDQEVKQYFTEPKVLEGLFKIVETLFEVAIRPDSAPVWHPSVRFFRIERQGRLVGQFYLDPYARPGKRSGAWMDDVRGRWARPDRQGEQRLQTPVAQLVCNFAEGVNGQPALLTHDNVITLFHEFGHGLHHMLTQVEDIGVAGISGVEWDAVELPSQFMENFCWEWDVLKHMTSHVTTGEPLPRELFDKMIAAKNFQSGLQTLRQIEFALFDMRLHAEPGSEQRIQQVVDEVRREVAVLIPPPFNRVQHSFSHIFAGGYAAGYYSYKWAEVLSADAYSAFEEAGVLDVETGRRYRQAILEAGGSRPAEESFKAFRGREPKIDALLRHQGMA; encoded by the coding sequence ATGAACCCTCTTTTGCTCGACGCCGCCGAACTCCCCCGCTTCTCCGACATCCGCCCGGAGCATGTCAGTCCCGCGATCGACCAACTGCTGCAGGCCGCGGAAGCGGCGCTCGAGCAGGTGGTCAGCGATGCCGTGCCGGCCGACTACGACGCGGTCTCGGCCGTGCTCGACGTCGCCACCGAACGGCTGGGGCGGGCCTGGGGCACCGTCGGCCACCTGAACGCGGTGGCGGACACGCCGGAACTGCGGGCCGCCTACAACGAGAACCTGCCCAAGGTGACCGAGTTCTACACGCGCCTGGGTGCCGACGAGCGGCTCTACGCCAAATACAAGGCGCTCACCGCCAGCCCGCAGGCGGCGCAGCTGAGCGCCGCGCGCCGCAAGGCGCTGTCCAACGCGATGCGCGACTTCGTGCTGTCGGGTGCCGAACTGCAGGGCGGTGCAAAAGAGCGCTTCGCGGCCATCCAGGAGCGCCAGGCGGAACTGGCGCAGAAGTTCTCGGAACATGTGCTGGACGCCACCGACGCCTTTGCCTACTACGCGAGCGAGGAAGAACTCGCCGGCGTGCCCGACGACGCCAAGCAAGCCGCCCGGGCTGCCGCCGAGCGCGACGGCCAGGCCGGCTACAAGCTGACGCTGCAGTTCCCCAGCTATCTGCCGGTGATGCAGTACGGCAGCCACCGGCCCCTGCGCGAGAAGCTCTACACCGCCTACGCGACGCGCGCGTCCGAGCTGGGCCAGCCGGAACACGACAACTCGGCGCTGATGGTCGAACTGCTGGCGCTGCGCCAGGAAGAGGCGCAATTGCTGGGCTACCCGAGCTTTGCCCACGTGTCGCTGGTGCCCAAGATGGCGGAGTCGCCGGCCCAGGTGGAGGCGTTCTTGCGCGACCTGGCCCAGCGGGCCCGCCCGCATGCCGAAAAAGACCTGGCCGAGTTGCGCGACTTCGCTCACAGCGAGCTGGGGCTGGACGAGCTGGCCGCCTGGGACGTGGCCTACGCCTCCGAGAAGTTGAAAGAGCAGCGCTACGCCTTCAGCGACCAGGAGGTGAAGCAGTATTTCACCGAGCCCAAGGTGCTGGAAGGCTTGTTCAAGATCGTCGAGACCTTGTTCGAAGTGGCCATCCGCCCCGATTCGGCGCCGGTGTGGCACCCGAGCGTGCGGTTTTTCCGCATCGAACGCCAGGGCCGCCTGGTCGGCCAGTTCTATCTTGACCCCTATGCCCGCCCCGGCAAGCGGTCGGGCGCCTGGATGGACGACGTGCGCGGCCGGTGGGCGCGGCCCGACCGTCAAGGTGAGCAGCGGCTGCAAACGCCGGTCGCGCAGCTGGTCTGCAACTTCGCCGAAGGTGTCAACGGCCAGCCGGCGCTGCTGACGCACGACAACGTGATCACGCTGTTCCATGAGTTCGGCCACGGCCTGCACCACATGCTGACGCAGGTGGAGGACATCGGCGTGGCCGGCATCTCCGGCGTGGAATGGGACGCGGTCGAGCTGCCCAGCCAGTTCATGGAAAACTTCTGCTGGGAATGGGACGTCCTGAAGCACATGACCTCGCATGTCACGACCGGTGAGCCGCTGCCGCGCGAGTTGTTCGACAAGATGATCGCCGCGAAGAACTTCCAGAGCGGCCTGCAGACGCTGCGCCAGATCGAGTTCGCGCTGTTCGACATGCGGCTGCACGCCGAGCCGGGCAGCGAGCAGCGCATCCAGCAGGTGGTCGACGAGGTGCGCCGCGAGGTCGCGGTGTTGATCCCGCCGCCGTTCAACCGCGTGCAACACAGCTTCTCGCACATCTTTGCCGGTGGCTACGCGGCCGGCTATTACAGCTATAAATGGGCCGAGGTGCTGTCGGCCGACGCATACAGCGCCTTCGAAGAAGCCGGTGTGCTCGACGTCGAGACCGGCCGCCGCTACCGGCAAGCCATTCTGGAGGCCGGCGGCAGCCGCCCGGCCGAGGAAAGTTTCAAAGCTTTCCGCGGTCGCGAGCCCAAGATCGACGCCCTGTTACGTCACCAGGGCATGGCCTGA